Proteins encoded in a region of the Cytobacillus pseudoceanisediminis genome:
- the tadA gene encoding tRNA adenosine(34) deaminase TadA, with protein sequence MRQASFTEDELYMQEAIKEAKLAEGLEEVPIGAVIVLEGEIIARAHNLREVNQTAIAHAELLAIDQACKNLGTWRLENAVLYVTLEPCPMCSGSIILSRIKKVVYGAKDPKGGCAGTLMNLLQDERFNHQSEVVPGVLEEECGEMLSSFFRGLRKRKKEEKKEGNCCRWNLIQELTMVRHCFFT encoded by the coding sequence ATGAGGCAAGCATCATTCACTGAAGATGAACTGTATATGCAGGAGGCCATTAAAGAAGCAAAGCTGGCGGAAGGTCTGGAAGAAGTTCCAATTGGGGCAGTCATTGTTCTGGAAGGGGAAATCATTGCCCGGGCACATAATCTGAGAGAAGTGAATCAGACTGCGATTGCGCATGCAGAACTGCTTGCCATTGATCAGGCATGCAAAAACCTCGGAACCTGGCGGCTGGAGAATGCTGTTCTTTATGTTACCTTAGAGCCTTGTCCGATGTGTTCGGGATCCATTATTCTCTCGCGCATCAAAAAGGTGGTGTATGGGGCTAAGGATCCAAAGGGAGGCTGTGCCGGGACGCTTATGAATCTATTGCAGGATGAGCGGTTCAATCACCAGAGTGAAGTTGTGCCAGGGGTGTTGGAAGAAGAATGCGGCGAGATGCTTTCGAGCTTTTTCAGAGGGTTGCGAAAGCGCAAGAAAGAAGAGAAAAAAGAAGGCAATTGCTGCAGATGGAACTTGATACAGGAATTGACAATGGTTAGGCATTGCTTTTTCACCTAA
- a CDS encoding cysteine hydrolase family protein gives MKNPQAYRPALIIIDMINDFNFHHGRILADKALNIAKPINTLKTAFYEQDLPVIYVNDHYNLWQADLDTITTHCRNPISAPILHEMHPSPDDYFLIKPKHSAFYGTALNTLLHQLGVNMLVMTGIAGNICVLFSANDAYMREYNLHIPHDCTASNDDHDNENTLKMMEKVLKANISSFSENNYNISSMFPS, from the coding sequence ATGAAAAATCCGCAAGCCTATAGACCGGCTCTTATCATTATTGACATGATTAACGACTTTAATTTCCACCATGGAAGGATCCTTGCTGACAAAGCTTTGAATATCGCAAAACCCATCAATACATTAAAGACCGCTTTCTATGAGCAGGATCTCCCTGTCATTTATGTGAATGATCATTATAATCTCTGGCAGGCTGATCTGGATACAATTACGACTCATTGCCGCAATCCTATCAGTGCACCTATCCTTCATGAGATGCACCCATCGCCGGATGATTATTTTTTAATAAAACCTAAGCATTCCGCCTTTTATGGCACTGCCTTAAATACCCTTCTGCACCAGCTCGGCGTCAATATGCTTGTCATGACAGGCATCGCTGGCAATATCTGTGTCCTATTTTCGGCCAATGATGCCTATATGAGAGAATATAATTTACATATACCGCATGACTGCACCGCTTCTAATGATGACCACGATAATGAAAATACCTTAAAGATGATGGAAAAAGTATTAAAGGCCAATATATCTTCTTTCTCTGAAAACAATTATAACATTTCTTCTATGTTTCCTTCATAA
- a CDS encoding LysM peptidoglycan-binding domain-containing protein, with protein sequence MQIHVVQQNQSLFGIAQAYGTTVEDLIEANEIPNPNNLVIGQTLVIPIIGRFYWVQPGDSLYSISRRFGISYQQLASVNGISVSQPLQVGFRLYIPPRPKTNAEFNAYVEPRGDTVAPELVESAREAAPYLTYLAPFSFQALRDGSLKEPLLNDFPAIARANNNVLMMVITNQENDQFSDELGRILLNDMAIQNKFLDNITATAKKYDFRDIHFDFEFLRPADREAYNNFLRKAKARFEQEGWLISTALAPKTSAEQQGLWYEAHDYKAHGEIVDFVVIMTYEWGYSGGPAMAVSPIGPVRQVLEYAISEMPSSKIMMGQNLYGYDWTLPFVQGTTARAVSPQQAIQIAAENNAAIQYDYQAQAPFFNYTAPDGKRHEVWFEDARSIQAKFDLIKELKLRGMSYWKLGLSFPQNWLLITENFNVTKRA encoded by the coding sequence TTGCAGATTCATGTGGTTCAGCAAAACCAGTCTTTGTTCGGCATTGCCCAGGCATATGGAACGACGGTTGAAGATCTGATAGAGGCAAATGAAATTCCCAATCCAAATAATCTGGTGATCGGCCAGACACTTGTTATTCCGATAATAGGACGCTTTTATTGGGTTCAGCCCGGAGACAGCCTTTACTCAATTTCAAGAAGGTTCGGCATTTCTTATCAGCAGCTCGCATCTGTCAATGGGATTTCGGTGAGCCAGCCGCTGCAGGTGGGGTTCCGCCTTTATATCCCGCCACGCCCGAAAACGAACGCAGAGTTCAATGCCTATGTGGAGCCAAGAGGCGATACAGTCGCCCCTGAACTGGTAGAAAGCGCAAGAGAGGCTGCGCCTTATTTGACCTATCTGGCACCTTTCAGTTTCCAGGCCCTTCGAGATGGTTCTTTGAAGGAGCCGCTTCTGAATGATTTCCCGGCCATAGCGAGAGCCAATAATAATGTATTGATGATGGTTATTACCAATCAGGAAAACGATCAGTTCAGTGATGAACTCGGCAGGATATTGTTAAATGATATGGCGATTCAGAATAAATTCCTGGATAACATTACAGCCACAGCAAAAAAATATGACTTCAGGGATATTCATTTTGATTTCGAGTTTCTGCGCCCCGCTGACCGGGAAGCCTATAACAATTTTCTCAGAAAAGCGAAGGCAAGATTCGAGCAGGAAGGCTGGCTGATTTCTACAGCATTGGCTCCGAAAACAAGTGCAGAACAGCAAGGCCTCTGGTATGAGGCCCATGATTATAAAGCCCATGGGGAGATTGTTGATTTTGTCGTGATCATGACCTATGAATGGGGCTACAGTGGAGGCCCTGCAATGGCTGTTTCCCCGATTGGCCCAGTGCGGCAGGTTTTAGAATATGCCATTAGTGAGATGCCTTCTTCCAAAATTATGATGGGCCAGAACCTATATGGTTATGACTGGACGCTTCCTTTTGTTCAGGGCACCACTGCAAGAGCAGTCAGCCCGCAGCAGGCCATACAAATCGCTGCAGAAAATAATGCAGCCATTCAATATGATTACCAGGCGCAGGCGCCATTTTTCAATTACACAGCACCTGACGGCAAAAGGCACGAGGTCTGGTTTGAGGATGCCCGCTCCATCCAGGCCAAATTTGATTTAATCAAGGAACTGAAGCTGCGGGGAATGAGCTACTGGAAACTTGGCCTTTCTTTCCCGCAAAATTGGCTTCTGATTACAGAAAACTTCAACGTGACAAAAAGAGCTTGA
- a CDS encoding deoxynucleoside kinase produces MGGIPFITVEGPIGVGKTSLAKAISEKFQYALLKEIVDENPFLGKFYENIEEWSFQTEMFFLCNRYKQLVDINNHYLAQKKPVVADYHIFKNLIFAQRTLNQNEYQKYLKIYDILTGDMPKPNVIIYLNASLETLLDRIELRGREIEKNISPLYLEQLSLDYETAMNEFERQHPDIPVIRFNGDQLDFVKNESDLMHIFDTLSTSLKKRSIHL; encoded by the coding sequence ATGGGGGGAATACCTTTTATTACAGTAGAGGGGCCGATTGGCGTTGGGAAAACATCTCTCGCTAAAGCGATTTCTGAAAAATTTCAGTATGCACTCTTAAAAGAAATTGTTGATGAAAATCCTTTTTTGGGTAAATTCTATGAAAACATTGAGGAATGGAGCTTTCAGACTGAAATGTTTTTCCTCTGCAACCGCTACAAACAGCTGGTTGATATCAACAATCACTACCTTGCTCAAAAAAAGCCTGTTGTGGCTGATTATCATATTTTCAAGAATCTTATTTTTGCCCAGCGCACATTAAATCAGAATGAGTATCAGAAGTATTTGAAGATCTATGACATTCTGACAGGTGATATGCCAAAGCCGAATGTCATTATCTATCTCAATGCAAGCCTTGAAACACTGCTCGATCGAATCGAGCTGCGGGGCCGTGAAATTGAAAAGAATATCAGTCCATTATATCTCGAGCAATTATCCCTTGATTATGAAACGGCTATGAATGAGTTCGAGAGGCAGCACCCGGATATTCCAGTGATCCGTTTCAATGGAGATCAGCTGGATTTTGTGAAAAATGAATCAGACTTAATGCATATATTCGATACATTGTCGACATCATTAAAAAAGAGGAGCATACACTTATGA
- a CDS encoding deoxynucleoside kinase has product MNLRQKYEIPSNAVITIAGTVGVGKSTMTNALADALGFRTSFEKVDTNPYLDKFYADFNRWSFHLQVYFLAERFKDQKRIFEYGGGFVQDRSIYEDTGIFARMHYEKGTMSKVDYETYTSLFDAMVMTPYFPHPDLLIYLEGSLDDILSRIQERGRPMEQQTPISYWEEMHQRYENWINSFNACPVLRLNINDYDIIQNEQSIEPIVERISYFLRQTQLLKK; this is encoded by the coding sequence ATGAATCTAAGGCAAAAATACGAGATTCCTTCGAACGCAGTGATCACGATTGCCGGAACCGTCGGAGTCGGAAAATCAACGATGACCAATGCGCTTGCGGACGCACTGGGGTTCCGAACCTCTTTCGAAAAGGTTGATACGAACCCTTACCTGGATAAATTCTATGCAGATTTCAACCGCTGGAGCTTCCACCTGCAGGTATACTTCCTGGCGGAACGGTTCAAGGACCAGAAGCGCATCTTCGAATATGGCGGCGGCTTTGTTCAGGACCGATCCATTTATGAAGACACCGGCATATTTGCGAGAATGCATTATGAAAAAGGCACCATGTCAAAGGTAGATTACGAAACTTACACCAGCTTATTTGATGCGATGGTGATGACACCTTATTTCCCGCACCCTGATTTGCTTATTTATCTGGAAGGATCCCTTGATGATATTCTTTCCCGCATCCAGGAGCGCGGCCGTCCGATGGAGCAGCAGACACCTATTTCCTACTGGGAAGAAATGCACCAGCGCTATGAAAATTGGATTAACAGCTTTAACGCATGCCCGGTCCTGCGCCTGAATATCAATGACTATGACATCATTCAGAATGAGCAATCCATTGAGCCGATTGTAGAGCGCATTTCTTACTTTTTAAGACAAACTCAATTATTAAAAAAATAA
- the serS gene encoding serine--tRNA ligase: protein MLDIKFLRANFEEVKNKLQHRGEDLTDLGKFEDLDVKRRELIVEAEQLKSKRNEVSQQVAALKREKQDADHLIAEMREVGDKIKALDEELRTVEEELDQLLLSIPNIPHESVPVGETEDDNVEIRKWGEVREFDFEPKPHWDVATDLDLLDFERASKVTGSRFVFYKGLGARLERALFNFMLDLHTDEHGYKEVLPPYMVNRASMTGTGQLPKFEEDAFLIESEDYFLIPTAEVPVTNMHREEILNADELPINYAAFSACFRSEAGSAGRDTRGLIRQHQFNKVELVKFVKPEESYEELEKLTGHAEKVLQMLGLPYRVMSMCTGDLGFTAAKKYDIEVWIPSYNTYREISSCSNFEGFQARRANIRFRREAKGKPEHVHTLNGSGLAIGRTVAAILENYQQADGSVIIPEVLRPYMGNREVIKP from the coding sequence ATGCTGGACATTAAGTTTTTAAGAGCCAATTTTGAAGAAGTGAAAAACAAGCTTCAGCACCGTGGCGAAGATTTAACCGATCTTGGAAAATTCGAAGATCTGGATGTAAAAAGACGTGAGCTAATTGTAGAAGCAGAACAGCTGAAGAGCAAAAGAAATGAAGTATCCCAGCAGGTGGCTGCCTTAAAGCGCGAAAAGCAGGATGCAGACCATTTAATCGCTGAAATGAGAGAAGTCGGCGATAAAATCAAGGCATTGGATGAGGAGCTCCGTACAGTCGAGGAAGAATTGGACCAATTGCTGCTGAGCATTCCGAACATTCCGCATGAAAGTGTGCCTGTCGGCGAAACAGAAGATGATAATGTGGAAATCCGCAAATGGGGAGAAGTCCGTGAATTTGATTTCGAGCCAAAGCCGCACTGGGATGTTGCGACAGATCTTGATCTCCTTGATTTCGAACGTGCGAGCAAAGTAACAGGCAGCCGCTTTGTATTCTACAAAGGCCTTGGTGCCCGCCTTGAGCGAGCCTTATTCAACTTCATGCTTGATTTGCACACAGACGAGCATGGCTATAAGGAGGTTCTTCCTCCGTACATGGTTAACCGTGCAAGCATGACAGGAACAGGACAGCTTCCGAAATTCGAGGAAGATGCATTCCTAATTGAAAGCGAAGATTATTTTCTGATTCCAACCGCTGAGGTGCCTGTCACCAATATGCATAGGGAAGAGATTCTGAATGCAGACGAGCTTCCGATAAACTATGCGGCATTTAGTGCATGCTTCCGTTCTGAAGCGGGTTCTGCCGGCCGTGACACTCGCGGGCTTATCCGCCAGCACCAGTTTAACAAAGTCGAGCTTGTGAAATTTGTTAAGCCAGAAGAGTCTTATGAGGAACTTGAAAAGCTGACAGGACACGCGGAAAAAGTCCTTCAGATGCTTGGCCTTCCATACCGTGTGATGAGCATGTGTACGGGCGATCTTGGATTCACAGCTGCGAAGAAATACGATATCGAAGTTTGGATTCCAAGCTATAACACGTATAGAGAAATATCTTCTTGCAGTAACTTTGAAGGATTCCAGGCAAGACGTGCAAATATCCGCTTCCGCCGCGAGGCAAAAGGCAAGCCGGAGCATGTGCACACACTGAATGGATCTGGCCTTGCGATCGGCCGCACGGTGGCAGCTATTCTAGAAAATTATCAGCAGGCTGACGGAAGTGTCATCATTCCGGAGGTATTGCGTCCGTATATGGGCAATCGCGAAGTTATAAAGCCTTAA
- the pdxT gene encoding pyridoxal 5'-phosphate synthase glutaminase subunit PdxT, producing the protein MIKVGVLGLQGAVREHVLSVEASGAEAVVIKRKEQLDEVDGLILPGGESTTMRRLIDKYDFMDSLKEFAQSGKPMFGTCAGLILLANNIIGYDEPHIGVMDVQVERNSFGRQRESFEADVDIAGVAEDFAAVFIRAPHIVEAGENVEILAKHNGRIVAAREGRFLGCSFHPELTDDHRLTGYFVEMIKESKQLTI; encoded by the coding sequence ATGATAAAGGTTGGAGTATTAGGGCTGCAGGGCGCGGTCAGAGAGCATGTTCTTTCTGTAGAAGCATCCGGCGCCGAAGCTGTAGTCATCAAACGCAAAGAGCAGCTTGACGAGGTAGACGGGCTTATCTTGCCTGGCGGCGAAAGCACGACCATGAGACGCTTGATTGATAAATATGATTTTATGGACAGCCTTAAGGAGTTTGCGCAATCAGGAAAGCCGATGTTCGGGACATGTGCAGGCTTAATTCTTCTTGCGAATAATATCATTGGCTATGATGAACCGCATATCGGTGTGATGGACGTCCAGGTGGAAAGAAATTCATTTGGCCGCCAGCGCGAAAGCTTCGAGGCGGATGTTGATATTGCCGGAGTGGCAGAAGATTTTGCAGCTGTATTCATTCGTGCACCGCATATTGTGGAGGCTGGAGAGAATGTTGAAATCCTGGCCAAGCACAATGGCCGGATTGTGGCGGCGCGCGAAGGCAGATTCCTCGGATGCTCATTCCATCCGGAACTAACGGATGACCATCGCCTGACAGGCTATTTCGTTGAAATGATCAAAGAGTCCAAGCAATTAACAATTTGA
- the pdxS gene encoding pyridoxal 5'-phosphate synthase lyase subunit PdxS, whose amino-acid sequence MKTGTDRVKRGMAEMQKGGVIMDVVNAEQAKIAEEAGAVAVMALERVPSDIRAAGGVARMADPRIMEEVMGAVSIPVMAKARIGHIVEARLLEAMGVDYIDESEVLTPADEEYHLNKRDYTVPFVCGCRDLGEAARRIGEGASMLRTKGEPGTGNIVEAVRHIRKVNAQVRKVVGMNEDELMTEAKLLGAPYELLLEIKSLGRLPVVNFAAGGVATPADAALMMELGADGVFVGSGIFKSENPAKFARAIVEATTHYQDYKLIAELSKELGTPMKGIEISSLAPEARMQERGW is encoded by the coding sequence ATGAAGACAGGTACAGATCGTGTTAAACGGGGAATGGCAGAAATGCAAAAAGGCGGCGTTATTATGGACGTTGTTAACGCCGAGCAGGCAAAAATCGCAGAAGAAGCTGGTGCAGTAGCAGTTATGGCACTTGAACGCGTTCCTTCTGATATCCGTGCAGCCGGCGGTGTGGCACGCATGGCAGATCCGCGTATTATGGAAGAAGTAATGGGTGCAGTTTCAATCCCGGTAATGGCAAAAGCGCGTATCGGCCATATTGTAGAAGCTCGTCTGCTTGAAGCGATGGGTGTCGATTACATAGATGAGAGTGAAGTTTTAACTCCTGCTGATGAAGAATACCATCTTAATAAAAGAGACTACACAGTTCCATTCGTTTGCGGATGCCGTGACTTAGGCGAAGCAGCACGCCGTATTGGTGAAGGTGCTTCCATGCTTCGCACAAAGGGTGAGCCTGGAACTGGAAACATCGTTGAAGCTGTCCGCCATATCCGCAAGGTGAATGCACAGGTGCGCAAGGTTGTCGGCATGAACGAAGATGAATTAATGACAGAAGCTAAGCTTCTGGGAGCGCCATATGAGCTTCTTTTGGAAATCAAGAGCCTTGGACGCCTTCCAGTCGTAAACTTCGCAGCAGGCGGCGTTGCAACACCTGCAGATGCAGCTCTAATGATGGAGCTTGGTGCTGATGGAGTGTTCGTAGGATCAGGCATCTTCAAATCTGAAAACCCTGCGAAATTTGCACGTGCCATTGTGGAAGCAACTACACATTACCAGGACTACAAATTAATTGCTGAACTTTCAAAAGAACTAGGCACACCGATGAAGGGAATTGAAATTTCTTCATTGGCTCCTGAAGCTCGTATGCAGGAGCGCGGCTGGTAA
- the guaB gene encoding IMP dehydrogenase, producing the protein MWETKFAKEGLTFDDVLLVPSKSEVLPRDVSLKVNLTEKIALNIPVISAGMDTVTEAEMAIAMARQGGLGVIHKNMSIEQQADQVDKVKRSESGVITDPFFLTPEQQVFDAEHLMGKYRISGVPIVNNNEEQKLVGILTNRDLRFIQDYSIKISDVMTKENLVTAPVGTTLDEAEKILQQHKIEKLPLVDDEGVLKGLITIKDIEKVIEFPNSAKDERGRLLAGAAVGVTGDTMKRVEMLVKSHVDVIVVDTAHGHSKGVLDTVREIRNAYPDLAIIAGNVATAEATKDLIEAGADIVKVGIGPGSICTTRVVAGVGVPQITAVYDCATEARKHGKSIIADGGIKYSGDIVKALAAGGHAVMLGSLLAGVSESPGETEIFQGRRFKVYRGMGSVAAMEKGSKDRYFQEDNKKFVPEGIEGRIAYKGPLADTIYQLVGGIRSGMGYCGTKDLHDLRENAQFIKMTGAGLRESHPHDVQITKEAPNYSL; encoded by the coding sequence ATGTGGGAAACTAAGTTTGCAAAAGAAGGTTTAACTTTTGATGATGTTTTACTGGTTCCATCGAAATCAGAGGTGCTTCCTCGTGATGTCAGCCTTAAAGTAAATTTGACTGAAAAGATTGCACTCAACATTCCAGTAATCAGTGCCGGAATGGATACGGTAACTGAAGCTGAAATGGCGATCGCTATGGCTCGCCAGGGCGGTTTGGGGGTTATCCATAAGAACATGTCCATTGAACAGCAGGCTGATCAGGTGGATAAAGTAAAGCGTTCAGAAAGCGGCGTTATTACTGACCCATTCTTTCTAACTCCAGAACAGCAGGTATTTGACGCAGAGCATTTAATGGGCAAGTACCGGATTTCCGGTGTGCCAATCGTTAATAATAATGAGGAACAAAAGCTTGTCGGCATTCTGACTAACCGTGACCTCCGATTCATTCAGGACTATTCGATAAAAATTTCCGATGTGATGACAAAAGAAAATCTTGTAACAGCTCCAGTTGGTACCACTTTGGATGAGGCAGAAAAAATTCTGCAGCAGCATAAAATTGAAAAATTGCCGCTAGTGGATGATGAAGGTGTTTTAAAAGGTTTAATTACCATTAAGGATATTGAAAAAGTAATTGAGTTTCCAAACTCGGCAAAAGATGAGCGCGGACGCCTGCTGGCAGGTGCAGCGGTCGGCGTAACCGGCGACACGATGAAGCGTGTTGAAATGCTAGTTAAATCACATGTAGATGTCATCGTAGTGGATACAGCACATGGACATTCAAAAGGGGTGCTTGATACCGTACGCGAAATCCGGAACGCTTATCCGGACCTGGCCATTATTGCCGGTAACGTGGCAACAGCTGAAGCGACAAAGGATTTGATTGAAGCAGGCGCAGATATCGTGAAAGTGGGAATCGGGCCTGGATCCATTTGTACAACACGTGTTGTTGCAGGTGTAGGTGTACCGCAAATTACAGCTGTATATGATTGTGCAACAGAAGCACGCAAGCATGGCAAATCAATCATCGCCGATGGCGGAATCAAATATTCAGGAGATATCGTGAAAGCATTGGCAGCAGGCGGACATGCCGTTATGCTTGGAAGCCTTCTTGCAGGAGTTTCTGAAAGCCCTGGCGAAACGGAAATTTTCCAGGGACGCCGATTCAAGGTATACAGAGGAATGGGTTCTGTTGCAGCCATGGAAAAAGGTTCAAAAGACCGTTACTTCCAGGAAGATAATAAAAAGTTTGTTCCAGAGGGAATCGAAGGGCGCATTGCTTATAAAGGGCCATTAGCCGATACCATCTACCAGCTTGTCGGCGGTATCCGTTCTGGAATGGGCTATTGCGGAACAAAGGATCTTCACGACCTCCGTGAAAATGCCCAATTTATTAAAATGACTGGTGCAGGCCTAAGAGAAAGTCATCCTCATGATGTGCAGATCACAAAAGAGGCGCCAAACTACTCACTATAA
- a CDS encoding YaaC family protein, producing MIHSFDLKNSFLYFFSANTSQEFLKKCYQKQNLDQAEQKSYENSYPFIYYLEHGQVYYEQAEKAPLVIKPILFFYGLVHLVKACILTVDPNYPETTSVLAHGVSTRKRKKQQYNFFQDEVKFQKSGLFPYMGEKLFHMKHLEGEKTTMGELFGQIPELNYLYSQTEGRTTFLEAELEKDVFILPRMILDRFHMTESRFVEYLQSKSDFNICFQESAGLDLKFSAKNLNTYNYKPLRYSLDAGKFFFPLAKDGLIDFPELLIHFLLLYNLSMIARYETEWWSELIKMMPNKDYPFIQTFLQITSSKGPYLIYQYLADKKH from the coding sequence GTGATACATTCATTTGACCTTAAAAACTCCTTTTTATACTTCTTTTCTGCGAACACTTCACAGGAATTTTTAAAGAAATGCTACCAAAAGCAAAACCTGGATCAGGCTGAACAAAAGAGCTATGAAAACAGTTACCCTTTTATATACTATCTAGAACACGGACAAGTATACTACGAGCAGGCAGAGAAGGCACCATTGGTTATCAAGCCGATTCTCTTTTTTTATGGACTTGTTCACCTTGTCAAGGCCTGCATTCTGACAGTAGACCCTAATTATCCGGAAACCACTTCTGTTTTGGCACACGGGGTCTCCACCAGGAAAAGAAAAAAGCAGCAATATAATTTTTTTCAGGACGAAGTGAAATTTCAAAAAAGCGGGCTTTTCCCCTATATGGGAGAAAAATTGTTCCACATGAAACATTTGGAAGGCGAAAAAACAACGATGGGAGAGTTATTTGGCCAAATTCCCGAGCTTAACTATTTGTACAGCCAGACAGAGGGCCGAACTACTTTTCTTGAAGCAGAGCTGGAAAAGGATGTATTCATTTTGCCAAGAATGATCCTCGATCGCTTTCATATGACCGAGTCCCGCTTTGTTGAATACCTGCAGTCAAAATCAGACTTTAATATATGCTTTCAGGAGTCAGCGGGATTAGACCTTAAATTTTCTGCAAAAAACTTGAATACATATAATTATAAGCCCTTAAGATATAGTCTTGATGCCGGAAAGTTTTTCTTTCCGCTTGCTAAAGACGGTCTGATTGATTTTCCTGAACTTCTTATTCATTTCCTGCTGCTGTATAATTTAAGCATGATTGCCCGCTACGAAACAGAATGGTGGAGCGAACTCATCAAAATGATGCCTAATAAAGACTATCCTTTTATTCAGACTTTTCTACAGATTACATCCTCAAAGGGGCCATATCTGATTTATCAATATTTGGCTGATAAGAAACACTAA
- a CDS encoding HD-GYP domain-containing protein, which produces MVRVPIQELREGCILTQDVFSLTNRPIISQKTVLTKELLDIMKIFLIDEAEVETTMVNGKPFASAGSLEEAEELTESNELGFLNTFLTGVQNFKREFVSWQSGLPVDIAKIRNIMIPLIEKMEKSPSGIFSLHHLSTNEDYLYQHSVAVGMISAFIGKKLSLNKGEIVQLALGGCLADAGMAKINPSILHKSTSLNSEEFEEIKRHSTLSFKMVQNISLLRESTKIGIIQHHERLDGSGYPFGEQSSKINQAGRIIAAADAFHAMTSQRLYRRKQSPFKVLEMLIQDSFGKYDIPSIQALGSGIMNFSIGSMVKLSDGQTAEILFIEGKSPTRPLVKLVETGEIIQLEKNRQLYIDEVLK; this is translated from the coding sequence ATGGTGCGAGTACCAATACAGGAATTAAGAGAGGGCTGTATTTTAACACAGGATGTTTTCAGTTTGACGAATCGCCCTATTATCAGCCAAAAAACAGTGCTGACGAAGGAACTGCTGGATATTATGAAAATATTCCTGATTGATGAAGCGGAAGTTGAAACCACCATGGTTAACGGAAAGCCTTTTGCTTCTGCAGGAAGCTTGGAAGAAGCTGAGGAACTGACAGAATCAAATGAATTAGGTTTTTTAAATACATTCTTAACAGGTGTTCAAAACTTCAAAAGAGAATTTGTGTCCTGGCAATCAGGTCTTCCGGTGGATATTGCAAAAATAAGAAATATTATGATTCCGCTGATTGAAAAAATGGAGAAAAGCCCCTCCGGAATCTTCTCCCTGCATCACCTTTCTACGAATGAAGATTATTTATATCAGCATTCTGTTGCCGTGGGAATGATCAGTGCCTTTATAGGGAAAAAACTGAGTTTGAATAAGGGGGAAATTGTCCAGCTTGCCCTGGGAGGCTGCCTGGCAGATGCAGGCATGGCGAAGATAAACCCATCCATCCTGCATAAAAGCACTTCATTAAACTCCGAAGAATTTGAAGAAATAAAAAGGCATTCAACCCTTAGCTTTAAAATGGTTCAGAATATATCACTATTAAGAGAAAGCACTAAAATCGGCATTATCCAGCACCATGAGCGGCTGGATGGCAGCGGCTATCCGTTTGGAGAACAAAGCAGCAAAATCAATCAGGCTGGGAGAATCATTGCCGCAGCGGATGCATTTCATGCCATGACCTCTCAAAGACTCTACAGACGGAAACAATCTCCATTTAAAGTGCTTGAAATGCTGATTCAGGATAGCTTCGGCAAATATGACATCCCATCCATTCAAGCTCTGGGTTCCGGCATCATGAACTTTTCCATTGGCAGTATGGTGAAGCTCTCAGATGGCCAGACGGCAGAAATACTTTTTATAGAAGGTAAATCACCTACGAGACCGCTTGTGAAACTGGTAGAAACCGGCGAAATAATTCAATTAGAGAAAAACCGCCAGTTATATATTGATGAAGTATTAAAATGA